A single genomic interval of Macadamia integrifolia cultivar HAES 741 chromosome 6, SCU_Mint_v3, whole genome shotgun sequence harbors:
- the LOC122081388 gene encoding uncharacterized protein LOC122081388, producing MVCLACLLPLFLVPIVNVLPLLFDFFMGKLYKLFGWEYRKPERAPPACPFKPAAAKATKVGEELGTPPLNQTVGTESTDDKKHD from the exons ATG GTTTGCTTGGCATGTTTGTTACCGCTCTTCCTTGTTCCCATCGTGAACGTCTTGCCCCTTTTATTCGatttttttatg GGCAAATTGTATAAGCTTTTTGGTTGGGAGTACAGGAAGCCGGAAAGGGCTCCACCTGCTTGTCCATTCAAACCTGCTGCGGCCAAGGCCACCAAA GTGGGAGAAGAACTCGGAACACCTCCTCTTAACCAGACAGTGGGAACAGAGTCAACAGATGATAAGAAGCATGATTGA
- the LOC122081521 gene encoding dual specificity phosphatase Cdc25-like, producing MALNISYITDAQLLSLKQKPDIAIVDVRDDERSYDGHIAGSLHYASDTFSEKIPNLIQEVKGKDTLVFHCALSQVRGPSCARRLVDYLTKTGEDVGLKNVLVLERGFNGWEASGRPVCSCTDIACKGDITCKGDSIDAVSISSTNEK from the exons ATGGCATTAAACATCTCCTACATCACAGATGCTCAGCTTCTTTCCCTGAAACAGAAACCAGATATTGCCATCGTAGATGTCAG GGATGATGAGAGAAGCTATGATGGACATATAGCTGGTTCGCTGCACTACGCTAGCGATACCTTCTCTGAGAAAATTCCGAATCTTATACAAGAGGTTAAAGGGAAAGATACCCTTGTGTTCCATTGTGCTCTAAGCCAG GTGCGTGGCCCATCATGTGCACGCAGGCTTGTTGATTATCTTACAAAAACGGGAGAAGATGTGGGCTTAAAGaatgttttggttttggaaCGTGGGTTCAATGGTTGGGAAGCTTCTGGTAGACCTGTTTGTTCCTGTACCGATATCGCTTGTAAAGGAGATATCACTTGTAAAGGAGACAGCATAGATGCTGTGTCAATTTCATCTACgaatgaaaaataa